The Sphingobium sp. BYY-5 genome contains a region encoding:
- a CDS encoding NepR family anti-sigma factor gives MDIGSEGRILVSSTTEQRSTGGGRKDAKSSLPRGNRDAGAKDEGHVSQALRTVYQHAVDEDIPAEMLDLLSKLD, from the coding sequence ATGGACATTGGTTCAGAGGGGCGGATTTTGGTTTCTTCAACAACGGAACAACGGTCGACCGGAGGAGGCAGGAAGGACGCGAAATCGTCTTTGCCGCGCGGGAACCGCGACGCCGGTGCCAAGGATGAAGGCCATGTCTCACAAGCGCTGCGCACCGTCTATCAGCATGCAGTGGATGAGGATATTCCCGCTGAAATGCTGGATCTTCTGAGCAAACTGGACTGA
- a CDS encoding sensor histidine kinase, with protein sequence MFLILTLALLPLGLIALIASLQAIRTADLEKEALLRVAVTQSARKLSADMQSDRTALRLTINNLTGTDTRICDHLGLLLSSNDLEGGLFYIYNRAGRRICGSSRAEPKGLDPGERFGGPSIQLLPGAPILVNRVHSQDNRLVGLIYYSRQHLESVADPSTALPNRQLSLHQGERRLTISQPDFPADEGRTTSLSARLDPPDMVLTMTVRDPTATLARTLSLFLPLVMWFAAAAIGWFVVNRLLIRPLVLLRRAVANYHPGEVLEPMRRVRTPAQEIVALGETFREISEDVATHEAEMAEGLETQRKLTREVHHRVKNNLQIIASLINLHARSAHDPEAVEAYASIQRRVDALSVVHRNHFAELEENRGVGIRPLISELTASLRGTAPVQARRFGIQIDSDNLHISQDVAVPVAFLVTELVELAMLLDPHGKMRISAHLQPGSHNRALLHILSPGLCASPDVTGHLEDRYGRVLTGLSRQLRAPLDYDGEAGSFAIAVAILP encoded by the coding sequence ATGTTCCTCATCCTGACGCTCGCGCTTCTGCCGCTGGGCCTGATCGCGCTGATCGCCTCGCTTCAGGCGATCCGGACCGCCGATCTCGAAAAGGAAGCGCTGCTGCGTGTCGCGGTCACGCAGAGCGCGCGCAAGCTGAGCGCCGACATGCAGTCGGATCGCACCGCGCTGCGGCTGACGATCAACAATCTGACCGGCACGGACACCCGTATCTGCGACCATCTCGGCCTCCTTCTCTCCTCCAACGATCTCGAAGGCGGACTTTTCTATATTTATAACCGCGCCGGACGCCGTATCTGCGGGTCCAGCCGGGCGGAGCCGAAGGGGCTTGATCCAGGTGAACGTTTCGGCGGCCCGTCGATACAGCTCCTGCCCGGCGCGCCCATTCTGGTGAACCGCGTCCACAGCCAGGACAATCGCCTGGTCGGGCTGATCTATTATTCGCGCCAGCATCTCGAAAGCGTCGCCGACCCTTCCACCGCGCTGCCGAACAGACAGCTCAGCCTGCACCAGGGCGAACGGCGGCTGACCATCAGCCAGCCGGACTTCCCGGCGGACGAAGGGCGCACCACCAGCCTGTCCGCCCGACTCGATCCACCCGACATGGTGTTGACGATGACCGTGCGCGATCCCACAGCGACGCTCGCGCGCACCCTTTCGCTCTTCTTGCCGCTGGTCATGTGGTTCGCCGCCGCCGCAATCGGCTGGTTCGTGGTCAATCGCCTGCTCATTCGCCCACTGGTGCTGCTGCGCCGCGCGGTGGCGAACTACCATCCGGGCGAGGTGCTGGAACCGATGCGGCGGGTGCGCACCCCTGCGCAGGAAATCGTCGCGCTGGGCGAAACCTTTCGTGAAATCAGCGAAGATGTCGCCACGCACGAAGCCGAGATGGCCGAAGGGCTGGAAACGCAGCGCAAGCTGACCCGCGAAGTGCATCACCGGGTCAAGAACAACCTGCAGATCATCGCCAGCCTCATCAACCTGCACGCCAGGTCAGCCCATGATCCAGAGGCGGTGGAAGCCTATGCATCGATCCAGCGACGGGTCGATGCGCTTTCGGTCGTCCATCGCAACCATTTCGCGGAGCTGGAGGAAAATCGCGGCGTCGGAATCCGGCCCCTCATCAGCGAACTGACCGCCAGCCTGCGCGGCACCGCTCCCGTCCAGGCCCGGCGTTTCGGTATCCAGATCGACAGCGACAATCTGCACATCAGCCAGGATGTCGCCGTGCCGGTCGCCTTCCTGGTCACGGAACTTGTCGAACTGGCCATGCTGCTCGACCCGCATGGCAAGATGCGCATTTCCGCGCATTTGCAGCCCGGCAGCCACAACCGCGCGCTGCTGCACATCCTGTCCCCCGGCCTGTGCGCATCCCCGGACGTGACGGGCCATCTGGAAGATCGCTATGGCCGTGTCCTGACCGGCCTGTCACGCCAGTTGCGCGCGCCGCTGGATTATGACGGCGAAGCGGGGTCATTCGCCATCGCCGTCGCCATCCTTCCCTGA
- the tgt gene encoding tRNA guanosine(34) transglycosylase Tgt, whose protein sequence is MTEPRFSFSIAATDGKARTGAIQMRRGEIRTPAFMPVGTAATVKAMRPAEVRATGADIILGNTYHLMLRPGAERMARLGGLHGFMGWDRPILTDSGGYQVMSLSALTKMSEEGVAFSSHIDGSKHMLTPERSMEIQRLLDSDIVMAFDECTKNGCTHDEAARSMERSMRWAKRSRDGFDAGGDHAERAALFGIQQGSLDEGLRRISAEKLIEIGFDGYAVGGLAVGEGQEAMFATLDFAPAMLPVDKPRYLMGVGKPDDIVGAVERGIDMFDCVLPTRSGRNGQAFTWAGPLNIRNAKFAEDMGPIDPRCGCPVCATWGRAYLHHLVKAGEMLGAMLMTQHNIHFYQELMQGLRDAIAAGRLTAFAADFRRDYRRV, encoded by the coding sequence GTGACTGAACCCCGCTTTTCCTTCTCGATCGCCGCCACCGATGGCAAGGCACGCACCGGCGCTATCCAGATGCGTCGCGGCGAAATCCGCACGCCGGCCTTCATGCCCGTGGGCACCGCCGCCACCGTCAAGGCGATGCGCCCGGCCGAGGTGCGCGCGACCGGCGCGGACATCATCCTGGGCAATACCTATCATCTGATGCTGCGCCCCGGCGCCGAACGCATGGCGCGGCTGGGCGGCCTGCACGGCTTCATGGGATGGGACCGGCCGATTCTGACCGACAGTGGCGGCTATCAGGTGATGAGCCTCAGCGCCCTGACCAAGATGAGCGAGGAGGGCGTCGCCTTCTCCAGCCATATCGACGGGTCGAAGCATATGCTGACCCCCGAACGCTCGATGGAGATCCAGCGGCTGCTCGACAGCGACATCGTCATGGCGTTCGACGAATGCACCAAGAATGGCTGCACCCATGACGAGGCGGCCCGATCGATGGAGCGGTCGATGCGCTGGGCGAAGCGCTCGCGCGACGGGTTCGACGCGGGTGGCGACCATGCGGAGCGCGCGGCCCTGTTCGGCATCCAGCAGGGATCGCTGGATGAAGGACTGCGGCGCATATCGGCGGAAAAGCTGATCGAGATCGGCTTTGACGGCTATGCCGTGGGTGGTCTGGCTGTGGGCGAGGGACAGGAGGCGATGTTTGCCACGCTCGACTTCGCGCCCGCCATGCTGCCGGTGGACAAGCCCCGCTACCTGATGGGCGTGGGCAAGCCAGACGACATTGTCGGTGCGGTCGAGCGCGGCATCGACATGTTCGACTGCGTGCTGCCGACCCGGTCGGGCCGCAACGGCCAGGCCTTCACCTGGGCCGGGCCGCTCAACATCCGCAACGCGAAGTTCGCGGAGGATATGGGACCGATCGATCCGCGCTGCGGCTGCCCGGTCTGCGCGACCTGGGGCCGCGCCTATCTGCATCATCTGGTGAAGGCGGGCGAAATGCTGGGCGCAATGCTGATGACCCAGCATAATATCCATTTCTACCAGGAACTGATGCAGGGGTTGCGCGACGCCATCGCGGCCGGCCGCCTGACCGCCTTCGCCGCTGATTTCCGCCGGGACTATCGCCGCGTCTGA
- a CDS encoding crotonase/enoyl-CoA hydratase family protein produces the protein MIDSGQFHPTGGTSGAASSTDSAHPSGASVAGSGHIADIAQSTLFDLGQIDVRWDAELATLWAFMTPIERPNSNMGLIRDTMAWQQESRRVFAGKSGLLKFMVLGSRFPGVFNLGGDLEMFAECIQRRDREALLKYGVACCEIVDRIWHCNDMNIINIGLAQGDALGGGLEALMCFDVIIAERQTRFGLPEVLFGLFPGMGAYSILQRRIGPVLARQMIADGRIYTADEMCEMGIVTQVVDTGDGEAATARWIKDHMPHHSGYVGINRAGRRVNPMTLTELTDIVEMWTETALSLSDRDLRMMRRLAAAQTRLR, from the coding sequence ATGATTGATTCAGGACAGTTTCATCCCACAGGCGGAACATCCGGCGCGGCGTCGAGCACGGATAGCGCCCATCCATCAGGCGCGTCCGTCGCGGGAAGCGGACATATCGCCGACATCGCACAGTCCACCCTGTTCGACCTGGGGCAGATCGACGTGCGCTGGGACGCGGAACTCGCCACGCTCTGGGCCTTCATGACCCCGATCGAGCGGCCCAATTCCAACATGGGCCTGATTCGCGACACCATGGCATGGCAGCAGGAAAGCCGCCGCGTCTTTGCCGGGAAGAGCGGTCTGTTGAAGTTCATGGTGCTGGGATCGCGTTTTCCCGGCGTATTCAACCTGGGCGGCGACCTGGAGATGTTCGCCGAGTGCATCCAGCGGCGCGACCGAGAGGCGCTGCTGAAATATGGCGTGGCCTGTTGCGAGATCGTCGATCGCATCTGGCACTGCAACGACATGAACATCATCAATATCGGCCTGGCCCAGGGCGACGCGCTGGGCGGCGGGCTGGAGGCGTTGATGTGCTTCGATGTCATCATCGCCGAGCGGCAGACCCGCTTCGGCCTGCCGGAGGTGCTGTTCGGCCTTTTCCCCGGCATGGGCGCCTATTCAATCCTGCAACGCCGGATCGGGCCGGTACTGGCGCGGCAGATGATCGCGGACGGACGCATCTACACCGCCGACGAGATGTGCGAGATGGGGATCGTCACCCAGGTGGTCGACACCGGCGATGGCGAAGCGGCGACGGCGCGATGGATCAAGGATCATATGCCGCATCATAGCGGCTATGTCGGCATCAACCGCGCCGGGCGGCGGGTGAACCCGATGACGCTGACCGAACTGACCGACATCGTCGAGATGTGGACGGAAACGGCGCTGTCGCTGTCGGATCGCGACCTGCGCATGATGCGGCGGCTGGCAGCGGCGCAGACCCGGCTGCGATAG
- a CDS encoding EAL domain-containing protein, whose product MRALKTFLGKQARRSAQDAIVHRDLIETLYASPASLTIGAVTGVAVGLVVVRMSSGIAIHAVVTLLCLVATLRVVSAIFFHRQLVRGTAVASRGWELAYELGAWVYAGLLGLMAFVTLAGSNNSVIHMLTVSMATGYAGGISGRNAGRVQIAIGQVCLTLLPTAIGLWLEGSAGYRVLSSAMLMMVLGLAEISSTTHRIVVQALIGKRDKSLLAEKFERLARFDSLTGLENRMAMQMRLRDIFHTSQKRNDAVAILWMDIDRFKEINDSLGHMVGDQLLRAVAERLSDVVQDRGRIARFGGDEFVIICPDTDRVTAAGIAQELIDYFAHGFDLGDNHLQVTASIGYAVAPQDGRDMDELMQHADLALYEAKGEGRNRSASFNWSLKERFNRVHEIETGLRRALDAGELKLLFQPIVDLATGEIDACEALLRWDHPVLGAIPPSEFIPIAENIGMIEAMTGWVLHQACAAAASWPREIRIAINISPVSLKSADLPGHIIAALLETGIPARRLELEVTESIFLDDSGQTNAILRELQRIGLRLALDDFGTGYSSLSYLRSYRFDTLKVDQSFMAGVSANVEDRAIVHAIGNLARDLSMDTVAEGIETQDQLRHAREAGFTNVQGYLFSRPVPSEHIAEMIAAGPLAGTGRPDPIVQTRRRRI is encoded by the coding sequence TTGCGCGCTTTGAAGACATTTCTGGGAAAGCAGGCGCGGCGGTCGGCCCAGGATGCGATTGTCCATCGCGATCTGATCGAAACGCTCTACGCTTCGCCCGCTTCCCTCACCATCGGCGCGGTGACGGGCGTCGCGGTCGGCCTGGTCGTCGTCCGCATGTCCAGCGGTATCGCGATCCATGCCGTGGTCACGCTGCTATGCCTGGTCGCGACGTTGCGGGTCGTTTCCGCCATATTCTTCCATCGCCAGCTTGTGCGCGGTACGGCGGTGGCTTCGCGTGGCTGGGAACTGGCCTATGAACTGGGCGCCTGGGTCTATGCGGGCCTGCTGGGCCTGATGGCTTTCGTGACGCTGGCCGGTTCGAACAACAGCGTCATCCATATGCTGACCGTCTCGATGGCGACCGGCTATGCCGGCGGCATTTCGGGACGCAATGCGGGCCGGGTTCAGATCGCCATCGGACAGGTCTGCCTGACCTTGCTCCCCACCGCCATTGGGCTGTGGCTCGAAGGCTCTGCCGGTTATCGCGTGCTTTCGAGCGCGATGCTGATGATGGTGCTGGGTCTGGCGGAGATCAGTTCCACCACCCATCGCATCGTCGTCCAGGCGCTGATCGGCAAGCGCGACAAGTCATTGCTGGCGGAGAAGTTCGAACGGCTCGCCCGGTTCGACAGCCTGACCGGGCTGGAAAATCGCATGGCGATGCAGATGCGGCTGCGCGACATTTTCCACACCAGTCAGAAGCGCAACGATGCGGTGGCGATCCTGTGGATGGATATTGACCGCTTCAAGGAGATCAACGATTCGCTGGGGCATATGGTCGGCGACCAGTTGCTGCGGGCGGTGGCCGAGCGGTTGAGCGACGTCGTGCAGGACCGGGGCAGAATCGCGCGGTTCGGCGGTGACGAATTTGTCATCATCTGCCCCGACACGGACCGTGTGACGGCCGCGGGCATCGCGCAGGAACTGATCGATTATTTCGCCCATGGTTTCGACCTGGGCGACAATCATCTGCAGGTCACTGCTTCGATCGGCTATGCCGTCGCGCCCCAGGACGGGCGTGACATGGACGAATTGATGCAACATGCCGACCTGGCGCTCTATGAAGCCAAGGGGGAGGGGCGCAACCGGTCCGCCAGCTTCAACTGGTCGCTCAAGGAACGCTTCAACCGCGTGCATGAGATTGAGACGGGGCTGCGCCGCGCGCTCGACGCGGGCGAACTCAAGCTGCTGTTCCAGCCGATCGTCGACCTTGCCACCGGAGAGATCGACGCCTGCGAAGCCCTGCTGCGCTGGGATCATCCGGTGCTGGGCGCGATCCCGCCGTCGGAGTTCATTCCGATCGCGGAAAATATCGGCATGATCGAGGCGATGACCGGATGGGTGCTGCATCAGGCCTGCGCCGCCGCAGCCTCCTGGCCGCGCGAGATACGCATCGCCATCAACATTTCCCCCGTGTCGCTCAAGTCGGCGGACCTGCCCGGCCATATCATCGCCGCGCTGCTGGAAACCGGGATTCCCGCGCGCCGGCTGGAACTGGAAGTCACCGAATCCATCTTCCTGGACGATAGCGGCCAGACCAACGCGATATTGCGCGAATTGCAGCGCATCGGCCTTAGGCTGGCGCTCGACGATTTTGGCACCGGCTATTCGTCGCTCTCCTATCTGCGTTCCTATCGGTTCGACACGCTGAAGGTGGACCAGAGCTTCATGGCCGGCGTCAGTGCCAATGTTGAGGATCGCGCCATCGTGCACGCGATCGGCAATCTGGCGCGTGATCTGTCGATGGATACGGTGGCCGAAGGCATCGAGACGCAGGACCAGCTTCGCCACGCGCGTGAAGCCGGCTTCACCAACGTTCAGGGCTATCTTTTCAGCCGCCCCGTGCCGAGCGAGCATATCGCCGAGATGATCGCCGCCGGCCCGCTCGCAGGAACGGGACGGCCGGACCCGATCGTCCAGACGCGCCGTCGCCGCATCTGA
- the putA gene encoding trifunctional transcriptional regulator/proline dehydrogenase/L-glutamate gamma-semialdehyde dehydrogenase has product MTDQPPFATFAPAIREATPLRQAITAAYRRDEAEALAPLMEAATLPDETRAAIAGTARTLVTALRANHKGTGVEGLVQEYALSSQEGVALMCLAEALLRIPDAATRDALIRDKIADGDWAAHLGGDKSLFVNAATWGLVVTGKLVGSVDDRGLGAALTRLVARAGEPVIRRGVDLAMRMMGEQFVTGETIKEALRRAREMEAKGFAYSYDMLGEAATTAADAARYYADYEQAIHAIGKASAGRGIYAGPGISIKLSALHPRYVRAQADRMMAELLPAVKKLAQLSKRYDIGLNIDAEEADRLELSLDLLESLALDPDLVGWNGLGFVVQGYGKRCPFVIDWIVDLARRADRRIMVRLVKGAYWDAEIKRAQVDGLPDFPVYTRKVHTDVAYIACAQKLLAAPDAVFPQFATHNAQTLATIYHLAGPDFAIGRYEFQCLHGMGEPLYEQVVGLGKLNRPCRIYAPVGTHETLLAYLVRRLLENGANSSFVNRIADPDVSVEEMIADPVDVVRAMAHPGHRHDQIALPTDLYPDRRNSDGLDLSNEVTLASLNEALRHSATLAWTAAPASGAGNAHTVFNPADHRDVVGRVTEATPEEARAAAIRAAASSWTETPVADRAAALDRAADAMQARMPILLGLIVREAGKSLPNAIAEVREAIDFLRYYAAQARSTFGPAQVALGPVTCISPWNFPLAIFTGQVAAALVAGNPVLAKPAEETPLIAAEAIRLLHEAGVPADALQLLPGDGRIGAALVAAPETAAVLFTGSTEVARLIQRQLATRLSPAGRPIPLIAETGGQNAMIVDSSALAEQVVADVIASAFDSAGQRCSALRILCLQEDVADRTLTMLKGALAELRIGRTDALKVDIGPVITAEAQEGIARHIDAMKALGRKVEQSPLPLETAHGTFVPPTIIEIDSIADLSREVFGPVLHVLRFRRDRLDALVDQINATGYGLTFGLHTRLDETIARVTARVKVGNIYVNRNVIGAIVGVQPFGGCGLSGTGPKAGGPLYLGRLVATPPVFAARVSHLRSPLHAFADWLDSQGEGDVAVQARRTGDASALGVELTLPGPVGERNLYALHPRGRILLRPATRQGLFRQMAAVLATGNSGVVQGMTIPPGLPAEVAACFSADATGPYAAVLVEGDAAKIAATAQCVADLPGPILSVHADDHGHGYCLDWLLEEVSVSVNTTAAGGNASLMMIG; this is encoded by the coding sequence ATGACCGACCAGCCACCCTTCGCCACATTCGCCCCCGCCATCCGGGAAGCCACCCCGCTTCGCCAGGCCATCACCGCCGCCTATCGCCGCGATGAGGCCGAAGCGCTCGCTCCCCTGATGGAGGCCGCGACCCTGCCGGACGAGACCCGCGCCGCCATCGCCGGGACCGCCCGCACCCTCGTCACCGCGCTGCGCGCCAATCACAAGGGGACGGGCGTCGAGGGGCTGGTGCAGGAATATGCGCTGTCGAGTCAGGAGGGGGTGGCGCTGATGTGCCTTGCCGAAGCGTTGCTGCGCATCCCGGATGCCGCAACCCGCGACGCGCTGATCCGCGACAAGATTGCCGATGGAGACTGGGCCGCGCATCTGGGCGGGGACAAGTCGCTGTTCGTCAACGCCGCCACCTGGGGCCTGGTCGTCACCGGCAAGCTGGTCGGCAGCGTCGATGACCGCGGCCTGGGCGCGGCGCTCACCCGCCTGGTCGCCCGCGCCGGGGAGCCGGTCATCCGCCGTGGCGTCGACCTTGCCATGCGCATGATGGGCGAACAGTTCGTCACCGGCGAGACGATCAAGGAAGCCCTCAGGCGCGCCAGGGAGATGGAGGCGAAGGGCTTCGCCTACAGTTACGACATGCTGGGTGAAGCGGCCACCACCGCCGCCGACGCCGCCCGCTATTATGCGGACTATGAACAGGCGATCCACGCCATCGGCAAGGCGTCGGCCGGGCGCGGCATCTATGCGGGGCCGGGCATCTCGATCAAGCTGTCCGCTCTCCACCCGCGCTATGTCCGCGCGCAGGCTGACCGGATGATGGCCGAACTGCTGCCCGCCGTGAAGAAGCTGGCGCAACTGTCGAAACGCTATGACATCGGCCTCAACATCGACGCGGAGGAGGCGGACCGGCTCGAACTGTCGCTCGACCTGCTCGAAAGCCTGGCGCTGGACCCGGACCTTGTCGGCTGGAACGGCCTGGGCTTCGTGGTGCAGGGCTATGGCAAGCGCTGCCCCTTCGTCATCGACTGGATCGTCGACCTCGCCCGCCGCGCCGACCGCCGCATCATGGTCCGGCTGGTCAAGGGCGCCTATTGGGACGCGGAGATCAAGCGCGCGCAGGTCGACGGCCTGCCGGACTTCCCGGTCTATACGCGCAAGGTCCATACCGACGTCGCCTATATCGCCTGCGCGCAAAAGCTGCTCGCGGCGCCCGATGCGGTTTTCCCGCAATTCGCGACGCATAATGCCCAGACGCTGGCGACCATCTATCATCTTGCCGGTCCGGACTTCGCGATCGGCCGCTACGAATTTCAGTGCCTCCACGGCATGGGCGAGCCGCTCTACGAACAGGTGGTCGGCTTGGGCAAGCTGAACCGGCCCTGCCGCATCTATGCGCCGGTCGGCACGCATGAGACCCTGCTCGCCTATCTCGTCCGCCGCCTGCTGGAAAATGGCGCGAACAGCAGCTTCGTCAACCGCATCGCCGACCCCGATGTCTCGGTGGAAGAGATGATCGCTGATCCGGTCGACGTCGTGCGCGCCATGGCCCATCCCGGCCACCGCCATGACCAGATCGCGCTGCCCACCGACCTCTATCCCGATCGCCGCAATTCGGACGGCCTCGACCTCAGCAACGAAGTGACGCTCGCCAGCCTGAACGAAGCGCTCCGGCATAGCGCCACGCTCGCCTGGACCGCCGCGCCGGCGAGCGGAGCGGGGAATGCGCATACCGTTTTCAACCCCGCCGATCATCGCGATGTGGTGGGCCGCGTCACCGAAGCGACACCCGAAGAGGCCCGCGCCGCCGCCATCCGTGCCGCCGCCAGTAGCTGGACCGAAACCCCGGTCGCCGATCGCGCCGCCGCGCTGGATCGCGCCGCCGACGCGATGCAGGCACGGATGCCGATCCTGCTCGGCCTCATCGTCCGCGAGGCGGGCAAGTCGCTACCCAACGCCATCGCCGAAGTGCGCGAGGCGATCGACTTCCTGCGCTATTACGCCGCGCAGGCGCGCAGCACCTTCGGCCCGGCGCAGGTCGCGCTTGGCCCCGTCACCTGCATCAGCCCGTGGAACTTTCCGCTCGCCATTTTTACGGGGCAAGTCGCCGCCGCGCTGGTGGCGGGCAATCCGGTGCTGGCCAAGCCCGCCGAGGAAACCCCGCTGATCGCGGCAGAGGCCATCCGCCTGCTGCACGAAGCCGGCGTCCCCGCCGACGCGCTGCAACTCCTCCCCGGCGACGGGCGGATCGGCGCCGCGCTGGTGGCCGCGCCTGAAACCGCTGCCGTCCTGTTCACCGGATCGACCGAAGTCGCCCGCCTGATCCAGCGTCAGCTCGCCACCCGCCTGTCACCCGCTGGCCGGCCTATCCCGCTGATCGCCGAGACCGGCGGCCAGAATGCGATGATCGTCGATAGCTCCGCCCTCGCCGAACAGGTGGTGGCCGACGTCATCGCCTCCGCCTTCGACAGCGCGGGGCAGCGTTGCTCGGCCTTGCGCATCCTGTGCCTGCAGGAGGATGTCGCCGACCGGACGCTGACGATGCTCAAGGGCGCGCTGGCCGAATTGCGCATCGGCCGCACCGATGCGCTCAAGGTCGATATCGGCCCGGTCATCACCGCCGAAGCGCAGGAGGGCATCGCCAGGCATATCGACGCCATGAAGGCGCTGGGCCGCAAGGTCGAACAAAGCCCGCTGCCGCTCGAAACCGCGCACGGCACCTTCGTTCCGCCCACGATTATCGAGATCGATTCGATCGCGGACCTCAGCCGCGAAGTCTTCGGCCCCGTTCTCCATGTCCTGCGCTTCAGGCGCGACCGGCTCGACGCGCTGGTGGATCAGATCAACGCCACCGGCTACGGCCTGACCTTCGGTCTTCACACCCGGCTCGACGAAACCATCGCCCGCGTGACCGCCCGTGTGAAGGTCGGCAACATCTATGTGAACCGCAACGTCATCGGCGCGATCGTCGGGGTGCAACCCTTTGGCGGCTGCGGCCTGTCGGGCACCGGTCCCAAGGCGGGCGGGCCGCTCTATCTGGGGCGTCTGGTCGCCACACCCCCGGTCTTCGCCGCCCGCGTCAGCCATCTGCGCTCGCCGCTCCATGCCTTCGCCGACTGGCTCGACAGCCAGGGTGAGGGGGATGTGGCGGTCCAGGCCCGCCGCACCGGCGACGCCTCCGCGCTGGGCGTCGAACTGACGCTGCCTGGCCCTGTGGGGGAACGCAATCTCTACGCCCTGCATCCGCGCGGCCGCATCCTGTTGCGCCCCGCGACCCGTCAGGGTCTGTTCCGTCAAATGGCCGCCGTCCTCGCCACTGGGAACAGCGGCGTGGTGCAGGGGATGACGATCCCGCCGGGCCTGCCCGCCGAGGTCGCGGCCTGCTTCAGCGCCGACGCCACCGGCCCCTACGCCGCCGTTCTGGTGGAGGGCGACGCCGCCAAGATCGCTGCGACCGCCCAGTGCGTCGCCGACCTGCCCGGCCCGATCCTGTCGGTCCATGCCGACGATCATGGCCATGGCTATTGTCTCGACTGGTTGCTGGAAGAGGTGTCCGTTTCCGTGAACACCACGGCGGCCGGCGGCAACGCCAGCCTGATGATGATCGGCTGA
- a CDS encoding Lrp/AsnC family transcriptional regulator: MDGKPKTVDMDEFDRRIIAALVEDGRMTVTDLAASVGLSKTPCQVRLKRLQEAGVIRGFRAIVDPAKLGMDHIAFTEVKLSDTRETALRDFNAAVRRIPEVEECHMLASNFDYLLKVRTADIRRYRIVLGEKISALPHVASTSTFVAMETVLEAGSARGRGGKAG, encoded by the coding sequence ATGGATGGAAAGCCAAAGACAGTCGATATGGATGAGTTCGATCGGCGGATCATAGCCGCCCTGGTCGAGGATGGACGGATGACCGTCACCGATCTTGCCGCATCGGTCGGCCTGTCCAAGACGCCCTGCCAGGTGCGGCTGAAACGGTTGCAGGAAGCAGGCGTCATTCGCGGTTTCCGCGCGATCGTCGATCCGGCGAAGCTGGGGATGGATCATATCGCCTTTACCGAGGTGAAACTGTCCGACACGCGGGAGACGGCGCTGCGCGACTTCAACGCGGCGGTGCGACGCATTCCGGAGGTCGAGGAATGCCATATGCTGGCGAGCAATTTCGACTATCTGCTCAAAGTGCGGACCGCGGACATCAGGCGATACCGCATCGTGCTGGGCGAGAAGATCAGCGCCCTGCCCCATGTCGCCAGCACATCGACCTTCGTGGCGATGGAAACGGTGCTGGAGGCGGGGAGCGCGCGGGGGCGCGGGGGCAAGGCCGGGTGA